In the Streptobacillus moniliformis DSM 12112 genome, one interval contains:
- a CDS encoding PTS system mannose/fructose/sorbose family transporter subunit IID, with amino-acid sequence MESNKYIDQKVNKVITPSVLNKVALRSFFCQGAFNMERMQAAGWLYSLNPALKEIHTNKNDLSKSMKMHMEFLNTHPLLITFILGLVVAMEENKENTDTIRAIKVSTMGPLGGIGDSLFWLTFLSISAGLGASFALQGSIVGPIIFFVLFNLMQFSLKFGLMHYGYKTGVKSIATLKANTQKFTKSITILGLTVVGSMIAQFIGLTTKIVIPAGQASVNLQESFDKVMPKLLPVAYTFLMLYLLRKKVSPLNLVILTLLFGICGSIAGII; translated from the coding sequence ATGGAATCTAATAAATATATCGATCAAAAAGTTAATAAAGTTATAACACCTAGTGTATTAAATAAAGTAGCTCTTCGTTCTTTCTTCTGCCAAGGTGCATTTAATATGGAAAGAATGCAAGCAGCAGGTTGGCTATATTCATTAAACCCTGCATTAAAAGAAATTCATACTAACAAAAATGATTTATCTAAATCAATGAAAATGCACATGGAATTTCTTAACACTCACCCATTATTAATTACATTCATTTTAGGATTAGTAGTTGCAATGGAAGAAAATAAAGAAAACACAGATACTATTAGAGCAATTAAGGTTTCTACAATGGGTCCTTTAGGTGGAATAGGAGATTCATTATTCTGGTTAACATTCTTATCTATTTCAGCTGGACTTGGTGCATCATTTGCTCTACAAGGTTCTATAGTTGGACCAATAATATTCTTTGTTTTATTTAACCTTATGCAATTTTCTTTAAAATTTGGATTAATGCATTATGGATACAAAACTGGTGTTAAATCAATTGCTACATTAAAGGCTAACACTCAAAAATTCACTAAATCAATAACTATCTTAGGATTAACTGTAGTAGGTTCTATGATAGCTCAATTTATAGGATTAACAACTAAAATTGTTATCCCTGCTGGACAAGCAAGTGTTAATTTACAAGAAAGCTTTGATAAAGTTATGCCTAAGTTATTGCCAGTTGCTTACACTTTCTTAATGCTATACTTATTAAGAAAAAAAGTTTCTCCACTTAATTTAGTTATTTTAACTTTACTATTTGGTATATGTGGAAGCATAGCTGGAATAATATAA
- the agaW gene encoding PTS N-acetylgalactosamine transporter subunit IIC translates to MLLKAILIAIWAGFAGIEQFDGLQTFHRPIFAGLVIGLILGDVKTGLMVGGSLELVWMGLVPLAGAQPPNIVVGGVFGVSLALLSGLQPQEAIGIVFPLAVIGQIIVTLMFSLYSGMMKLGDKAAENANPAGVDRLVYIQLLIRFVLFGGVTFLFVYFGSDSIKSIIESIPQYIIDGFGKAGSMMPAIGFALLLNIMLKKEYFSFLIVGFVATAYLKLDLVAVTLIAVSIALYDYYSNSSKAIEVVRNEEEENGI, encoded by the coding sequence ATGTTATTAAAAGCAATTTTAATCGCTATTTGGGCTGGTTTTGCTGGAATTGAGCAATTTGATGGATTACAAACTTTCCACAGACCAATATTTGCAGGATTAGTCATAGGATTAATCTTAGGCGATGTTAAAACAGGATTAATGGTAGGAGGAAGCTTAGAGCTTGTTTGGATGGGACTAGTTCCACTAGCAGGAGCTCAACCACCTAACATAGTTGTTGGAGGAGTTTTCGGAGTTTCATTAGCATTACTATCAGGATTACAACCTCAAGAAGCAATAGGAATAGTATTCCCACTTGCAGTTATTGGACAAATTATAGTAACATTAATGTTCTCTTTATATTCAGGAATGATGAAACTTGGGGACAAAGCTGCTGAAAATGCTAATCCTGCTGGTGTTGATAGATTAGTATACATTCAATTATTAATCAGATTTGTTCTATTTGGTGGAGTTACTTTCTTATTCGTTTATTTTGGTTCAGATTCAATAAAATCTATTATAGAAAGCATACCTCAATATATAATAGACGGATTTGGTAAAGCTGGTTCTATGATGCCTGCAATAGGATTTGCATTATTATTAAATATAATGTTAAAGAAAGAATACTTCAGTTTCTTAATTGTTGGATTTGTGGCTACTGCTTATTTAAAATTAGATTTAGTAGCTGTTACATTAATAGCAGTATCAATCGCTTTATATGATTATTATTCAAATTCTTCTAAAGCAATAGAAGTTGTAAGAAATGAGGAGGAAGAAAATGGAATCTAA
- the agaB gene encoding PTS galactosamine transporter subunit IIB: MPNILAARIDNRLIHGQVGMTWANSLQANLILVANDEVSTNTVQQSLMDMVVPEGIQTRYFSIEKTAAIIHKASPSQKILLVCQTPQDVLRLTELGLKLDEWIVGNMHFSEGKTQISPTVFVDEDDKEVFKKISNYGVKLTIKGVPTDKGQELINLL, from the coding sequence ATGCCTAATATTTTAGCTGCCAGAATAGATAATAGACTTATTCATGGGCAGGTTGGTATGACTTGGGCTAATAGCTTACAAGCAAATTTAATTTTAGTTGCAAACGATGAAGTTTCTACAAATACTGTACAACAATCTTTAATGGATATGGTTGTTCCTGAAGGAATACAAACGAGGTATTTTTCAATAGAAAAAACTGCTGCAATAATACATAAGGCTTCACCAAGCCAAAAGATATTATTAGTTTGTCAAACACCTCAAGATGTATTAAGACTTACTGAACTTGGTTTAAAGCTTGATGAATGGATAGTTGGAAACATGCATTTTTCAGAAGGAAAAACTCAAATTTCACCTACAGTATTTGTTGATGAAGATGATAAAGAAGTTTTTAAGAAAATTTCAAATTATGGGGTAAAACTTACTATTAAAGGAGTGCCTACAGACAAAGGACAGGAATTAATTAATTTATTATAG
- a CDS encoding S6 family peptidase — translation MEYKHKLLLILILTGKIGVSNLARHDINWEDYEDFAMNRGKYAIGRTKVIVYKKDGKKFGVIEQPIPNFDSVVDTGNFALWGDSQILSSAYHVTPHSKLTFSKRHFRNDVELYEGYQKLTLDQKNDKFSEDIFVDHRQKIEKDYTLIRTDKVAFDAYIQEGITEEQWKKIKSDDLVARVGRGGNKVAIDYGVEHDPDKEKHFAGGLNKVDYKYDRGIGRYIQLNLYKEYEKTPIDSGTKPGDSGSPLFWWDKEQKKWFMAASHSQGAFILGYGKWSRLLSLPSAYEEFKKALTDEEINSKNTDIKFENGNLKVDGKEIKFKNKENIDIVKAKNDTKNQIFNKKDLVVKVEGTTNTHAARLEFKQDTTIEGGGTLITAGFVVHKNATLTYKLHFGEKNIIRKIGEGKLIIKSKTRNYGELNLGGGETVLENEEGVAASVIRLAQGAKLTITRANQIGDNNVVFAHRGGTLNLNGNDLEFKDIYHRDKGARIVNDKEDNENKRSKFTFKPSGGNRVFLGSFKGNLNLEYNPVKDDSKWSIRSEETDIKGDFNIEKGNVIIEGDRVIHGSDNTEKESDIFYDDEYRETKFKSKTINIKEKSTLTVGRATEVDSTISVEKGAKLELDLLGKVVNDRLKPYEEAKSEEEINKTVVKGKIEFKSNNSENYSTNITNFKAKVENNHIAVIKSELKGEIKGIKEGKGLLYLSHEDNSSLKGTLEVKEGKLKVKKASTLGNSKVSVTKNAILEVEDKNEIEHIFDKIDKASEGTLNIREDIDELNGKYKDLTKLFLVATKDLSITKVASGINTLNLDASDKSTLTLKSINNSVSKVNIGNGNNKGTISIESVSNTNTDFTINKDSTVNFLNDTQVNKVENGGNINLKDSNLKINEYNSKGGVFNIHLTKTDNKVLEIENTDKDVEAKLKLEKSVIDKVVDDGERIDIVKIKGHNLNISNLKDYESVYKLGIENKEGTFKLFSSVKGEVISNLYIFNELDLVNDMSNELRYRNVIEANYINYNKIDKDYLKIESSTEYKNKLSTNGVDINFEKASYIVSGGINFNVLVNNLTTEVKDSETVNTNFVSIGAIPKIGIKYGLFDISLGLGLNILLVNNGDKLAYLNHSLNVGLNPRFSISKDIGIRYLNRVGYRVNPLLSNLDRYTISHKRPINLYYETGIRLEHKYVDFFSKANVGYNFSSYEVSKNNKSITNTFKDDWRVNIRTGFEIKPTDSIFINLNFDVNVYQKTYARYIFGAGIGYNW, via the coding sequence ATGGAATATAAACATAAATTATTATTAATCCTTATACTTACAGGAAAAATTGGAGTTTCAAACTTAGCTAGACATGATATAAATTGGGAAGATTATGAAGATTTTGCCATGAATAGAGGTAAATATGCTATAGGTAGAACAAAAGTAATAGTGTATAAAAAAGATGGAAAAAAATTTGGTGTAATAGAACAACCAATTCCCAATTTTGATAGCGTAGTTGATACAGGTAATTTTGCCCTTTGGGGAGATTCTCAAATTTTATCATCAGCATATCATGTTACTCCTCATAGCAAATTAACCTTTTCAAAAAGACATTTTAGAAATGATGTAGAGCTTTATGAAGGATATCAGAAATTAACTTTAGATCAAAAAAATGACAAATTTTCTGAAGATATTTTTGTAGATCATAGACAGAAAATTGAAAAAGATTATACATTAATAAGAACTGATAAGGTAGCTTTTGATGCATATATACAAGAAGGAATAACAGAAGAACAGTGGAAAAAAATTAAATCTGATGATTTAGTTGCAAGGGTTGGTAGAGGTGGAAATAAAGTAGCTATTGATTATGGAGTAGAGCATGATCCAGATAAAGAAAAGCATTTTGCTGGAGGACTAAATAAAGTTGACTATAAATATGATCGTGGAATTGGTAGATATATACAATTAAATTTATATAAAGAATATGAAAAAACTCCTATTGATTCAGGAACTAAACCTGGAGATAGTGGTTCACCACTTTTTTGGTGGGATAAAGAGCAAAAAAAATGGTTTATGGCAGCCAGTCATAGTCAAGGAGCTTTTATATTAGGATATGGTAAATGGTCACGTCTTTTAAGTTTGCCATCTGCATATGAAGAATTTAAAAAAGCATTAACCGATGAAGAGATTAATTCAAAAAATACAGATATTAAATTTGAAAATGGTAATTTAAAAGTTGATGGTAAAGAAATAAAATTTAAGAATAAAGAAAATATAGATATAGTCAAGGCTAAGAATGATACTAAAAATCAAATATTTAATAAAAAAGATTTAGTAGTTAAGGTAGAAGGAACTACAAATACACATGCAGCAAGATTAGAATTTAAACAAGATACAACTATAGAAGGCGGTGGTACACTAATTACTGCTGGTTTTGTAGTTCATAAGAATGCTACTTTAACATACAAATTACATTTTGGTGAAAAGAATATTATTAGAAAAATAGGTGAAGGAAAATTAATTATTAAATCTAAAACTAGAAACTATGGTGAATTAAATCTAGGTGGTGGAGAAACAGTACTTGAAAATGAAGAAGGAGTCGCTGCCTCAGTAATTAGACTTGCCCAAGGAGCTAAACTTACAATAACTAGAGCAAATCAAATTGGTGATAATAATGTAGTATTTGCTCATAGAGGTGGAACTTTAAATTTAAATGGAAATGATTTAGAATTTAAAGATATTTATCATAGGGATAAAGGTGCAAGAATAGTTAATGATAAAGAAGATAATGAAAATAAAAGATCAAAATTTACATTTAAACCTAGTGGTGGTAATAGAGTATTTTTAGGTAGTTTTAAAGGTAATTTAAATTTAGAGTATAATCCTGTTAAAGATGATAGTAAATGGTCTATAAGAAGTGAAGAAACGGATATTAAAGGAGATTTTAATATTGAAAAAGGTAATGTTATAATTGAAGGAGATAGGGTTATTCATGGATCTGATAATACTGAAAAAGAAAGTGATATATTTTATGATGATGAGTATAGAGAAACTAAATTTAAATCAAAAACTATTAATATTAAGGAAAAATCAACATTAACTGTAGGAAGAGCGACAGAAGTTGATTCAACTATTAGTGTTGAAAAAGGTGCTAAGTTAGAGCTTGATTTGTTAGGGAAAGTAGTAAATGATAGATTAAAGCCATATGAAGAAGCTAAATCAGAGGAAGAGATTAATAAGACTGTAGTTAAAGGTAAAATTGAATTTAAATCAAATAATTCTGAAAATTATTCTACTAATATTACTAATTTTAAAGCAAAGGTTGAGAATAATCATATAGCTGTAATAAAATCAGAACTTAAAGGAGAAATTAAGGGGATAAAAGAAGGAAAAGGTTTACTTTATTTAAGTCATGAAGATAATTCAAGCTTAAAAGGAACTCTTGAAGTTAAAGAAGGTAAACTAAAGGTTAAGAAAGCATCAACTCTAGGTAATTCTAAAGTGAGTGTAACAAAGAATGCTATTCTTGAAGTAGAAGATAAAAATGAAATAGAGCATATATTTGATAAAATAGATAAAGCTTCAGAAGGAACTTTAAATATAAGAGAAGATATTGATGAACTTAATGGTAAGTATAAAGACCTTACTAAACTATTCTTAGTTGCAACTAAAGATCTTAGTATAACTAAGGTAGCTAGTGGTATTAATACTTTAAATTTAGATGCAAGTGATAAAAGTACTCTTACTTTAAAAAGTATTAATAATAGTGTATCTAAAGTAAACATAGGTAATGGAAATAATAAAGGAACTATTTCTATAGAAAGTGTATCTAATACAAATACAGACTTTACTATTAATAAAGATTCAACAGTAAACTTCTTAAATGACACACAAGTAAATAAGGTTGAAAATGGTGGGAATATTAATCTAAAAGATAGTAATCTAAAGATAAATGAATATAATTCAAAAGGTGGAGTGTTTAATATACACTTAACTAAAACGGATAATAAAGTACTTGAAATAGAAAATACAGATAAAGATGTAGAGGCAAAACTTAAACTTGAAAAGTCTGTAATAGATAAAGTAGTTGATGATGGAGAAAGAATAGACATAGTAAAGATTAAAGGACATAACCTTAATATTTCAAACCTTAAAGATTATGAAAGTGTATATAAACTAGGAATAGAAAATAAGGAAGGAACTTTTAAACTATTTTCTTCAGTTAAAGGAGAAGTAATAAGTAACCTATATATATTTAATGAACTAGACCTAGTTAATGATATGAGTAATGAATTAAGATATAGAAATGTTATTGAAGCTAATTACATAAACTACAATAAGATAGATAAAGATTATCTAAAGATAGAAAGTAGTACTGAATACAAGAATAAACTTTCTACTAATGGAGTAGATATAAACTTTGAGAAAGCTAGTTATATAGTTTCAGGAGGAATTAACTTTAATGTATTAGTAAATAATCTAACTACTGAAGTTAAAGATAGTGAAACAGTTAATACTAATTTTGTATCTATAGGAGCAATACCTAAGATAGGAATAAAATATGGATTATTTGATATTAGTTTAGGATTAGGATTAAATATCTTATTAGTTAATAATGGAGATAAATTAGCTTATTTAAATCATTCATTAAATGTTGGATTAAATCCTAGATTTAGTATAAGTAAAGATATTGGTATAAGGTATTTAAATAGAGTAGGTTATAGGGTAAATCCTTTATTAAGTAATCTTGATAGATATACTATATCACATAAAAGACCAATAAATTTGTATTATGAAACAGGTATTAGATTAGAACATAAGTATGTAGATTTCTTTAGTAAGGCTAATGTTGGGTATAACTTTTCTAGTTATGAGGTTTCTAAGAATAATAAGAGTATAACAAATACATTTAAGGATGATTGGAGGGTTAATATAAGGACAGGGTTTGAAATAAAGCCAACAGATAGTATATTTATTAATTTAAACTTTGATGTAAATGTTTATCAGAAGACATATGCTAGGTATATATTTGGGGCTGGGATTGGATATAATTGGTAA
- a CDS encoding dicarboxylate/amino acid:cation symporter encodes MEKKSIWKSYRFSIILILSIIIGSLIGAIFGEKAMVLKPFGDLFINLMFTIVVPLVFATIASSISNMSNMKRLGKIIRSMLVVFVVTGLIASVIILFVVKMFPPADGVNIVVNEVAELKTISTGDQIVKTFTVTDFTELISRRNMLPLIIFTIFFGFCVNAIGESGKVISNFLSALSKTLLKMIGYIMYYAPIGLGAYFAALVGEYGKELIGSYTKAMLIYYPLCILYILIFFPIYAYISGGKEGVKSLKYVLSPAVTAIATQSSIATLPVNIEACENIGVPKDVSDIVLPIGATAHMDGTVIGTILKISFLFGVFNIPFTGISTYFTAILLSIAGGVVMSGIPGGGLIGEMLIVSIYGFPPEAFPIVATIGYLIDPPATMINAAGDTVASMLVARMVEGKNWLLKKGEKNV; translated from the coding sequence ATGGAGAAAAAAAGTATTTGGAAATCGTATAGATTTTCTATTATTTTAATTTTATCTATAATAATTGGTTCATTAATTGGAGCTATATTTGGAGAAAAAGCTATGGTTTTAAAACCTTTTGGGGATTTATTTATCAACCTAATGTTTACTATAGTAGTACCATTAGTTTTTGCAACTATAGCATCATCAATATCAAATATGAGTAATATGAAAAGATTGGGGAAAATTATTAGATCTATGTTAGTTGTCTTTGTAGTTACAGGATTAATAGCCTCAGTTATAATATTATTTGTAGTTAAAATGTTCCCTCCAGCAGATGGTGTTAATATAGTTGTAAATGAAGTTGCAGAACTTAAAACTATATCTACTGGAGATCAAATAGTAAAAACATTTACAGTTACAGATTTCACAGAATTAATTTCAAGAAGAAATATGCTACCACTAATAATATTTACAATATTTTTTGGATTTTGTGTTAATGCAATTGGAGAAAGTGGTAAAGTTATATCAAATTTCTTAAGTGCTTTATCTAAGACATTACTTAAAATGATAGGATATATAATGTATTATGCTCCTATAGGACTTGGTGCATATTTTGCAGCATTAGTTGGAGAATATGGTAAAGAATTAATAGGTTCATATACTAAAGCTATGTTAATATATTACCCTCTATGTATACTATATATTTTAATCTTTTTCCCTATATATGCATATATATCAGGTGGAAAAGAAGGAGTTAAATCTTTAAAATATGTCTTATCACCAGCAGTAACTGCTATAGCTACGCAAAGTTCTATAGCAACATTACCTGTAAATATAGAGGCATGTGAGAATATTGGAGTACCTAAAGATGTATCTGATATTGTTTTACCAATAGGAGCAACAGCTCATATGGATGGGACAGTAATAGGAACTATATTAAAGATTTCATTCCTATTTGGAGTATTTAATATACCATTTACAGGAATTAGTACATATTTCACAGCCATACTATTATCTATAGCTGGTGGAGTTGTAATGTCAGGAATACCTGGTGGTGGTCTAATAGGAGAAATGCTTATAGTATCAATTTATGGTTTTCCACCTGAGGCTTTCCCTATAGTAGCAACTATAGGATATTTAATAGATCCACCTGCAACTATGATAAATGCAGCTGGAGATACAGTTGCTTCAATGCTAGTTGCAAGAATGGTAGAAGGTAAAAATTGGTTGTTAAAAAAAGGAGAAAAGAATGTATAA